The following nucleotide sequence is from Oscillospiraceae bacterium.
AACGCGCTGGGCGAGGAGAACATCGCCGACTATATCGCAAATCTCGAGATGAGCGCGTTTGTACTCGACTATGACCACAACGCCTGGGTCGAACGGCTGGAACAGACCCACGAGCGGTTTTTTAAGCAGATTCGGGCGAAACATCCGAACCTGCCGATCATCATCATATCCCGCCCCGACTTTGATCTCAACATCCCCGAAAGTATCGTCCGCCGTGAAATTATCAAGAGAACTTATGACAACGCCGTTGCAAACGGCGACAAACTGGTCGAATTTATAGACGGTGAGACCATTTTCGGCAACGTATTGCGCGACCACTGTACGACCGACAACTGCCACCCGACAGACCTCGGGTTTGAACGCATGGCGATGGCGGTGCTGCCGGTGCTGAAGAAGTTCTTGGGTTAAATTTTTTATACGGGCGGATATTATCCGCCCGAATCAAAACCATCATGATATTTAAATCAATAAAGAAGGCCACAATTTGAAAAAGATCGACATTTTCTCTGCGCCGGTTTCACTGCACGGCTTTGACGCCGAGGGCGTAAAAAACCTTTGGCGGCTGCCCCTGCAGCTGCATGACAAAGTCAACATGGGAGTAACACAACTCAGCAGGCAAACCGCGGGCGGGCGGATCCGATTCTGCACCGACAGCAAAAAAGTGAGCTGCCGGGTGATGGTGACCGAGGAATGTCTGCTTCCGCATATGCCGCTGTCGGGCAGCTCGGGCGTGGACTTGTTTGTCAATGGCCGGTTTGCGTTAAACTGGCGGCCGGATCTCGGCAGACAGAAGTTCGAATTCGAATATGCTCTGAACGGGCAGAAAAACGAGCTCTGTTTCTATCTGCCGTTATGCAACGGAGTTGCGGTCTTCGAGGTGTATGTTGACGATGGAGCTTTCGTCGGCACGCCGAAGCCCTATACTTATACCAAACCCGTGGTTTTCTACGGCTCCTCGATCACCCAGGGTCTTTGCGCTTCGCGGCCTTCAAGCAACTATATCGCCGAGGTATGTGGCTTGCTCGACACAGATTTTCGCAATCTCGGCTTCTCCGCATCCGCGCTCGGGGAGGACAACATCTGCGAGTACATCGCGAATCTCGACATGAGCGTGTTCGTGATGGATTATGACCACAACGCCCCGACTCCCGAGTATCTGGAAGCGACCCATGAGAAATTCTTTAAGCAGATTCGGGAGAGAAATCCGAAGCTTCCGGTGATTTTGATGACCCGGCCCAACTTCGACACCGATATCTCCGACAGCATCCGCCGCCGTGACATCGTGAGAAAGACCTATGAGAACGCTGTGGCGAACGGGGACAAGTCGGTTGCGTTTTTGGATGGAGAGACATTTTTCGGCAAGGCACTGCGTGACCGCTGCACGCCCGATAACATCCACCCGACCGACCTCGGATTTGAGCGCATGGCGATGGCGGTGCTGCCGGTGCTGAAAAAATTCTTAGAGTAATTCAGAATTATGAATTCAGAGTTCAGATTATAAACCATATAAGGAAGGTCATAACATGAAAAAAGTCGACATTTTCTCCGCACCGGTAATACTGAACGGGTTTGACGATATAGGTGTTAAAAACCTTTGGCGGCTGCCGCCGGATCTGTATGATCAGGTCAACCGTGGCGTAGCATTTAACAGCAGATGCGCCGCAGGAGGACGCATCCGCTTTTGCACCGACAGCGAACGGCTGAGCGCTCGGGTGGTGTTGCTCGAGCCGTGCATGCTGCCGCATATGCCGCTTTCGGGCAGCTCGGGTGTTGATTTATTTGTCAACGGGAAATTTGCGCAAAACTGGCGGGCCGATGTCGGCAAGAGCGATTTTATATTCGACTACGCGCTGGACGGCAAGATGAATGAGATTTGCTTCTATCTGCCGCTTTATAACGGCGTGACCGGCTTTGAGCTCTATATTAACGACGGCAAGACTATCGGCGCCCCGAAGCCCTATACCCATCAGAAACCGGTGGTGTTTTACGGCTCTTCGATCACGCAGGGGGCATGCGCTTCCCGGCCCTCAAGCAACTATGTCTCGATGGTCTGCGAACTGCTGGATTCCGATTTCCGCAACCTCGGTTTCTCCGGAAGCGCGTGCGGTGAGGATAATATCGCCGACTATATCGCAAATCTCGATATGAGTGTGTTTGTGCTCGACTATGACTACAATGCCCCGACGCCCGAACATCTGGAAGCGACCCACGAAAAGTTTTTTAAGAAGGTACGGGCAAAGAATCCGAACCTGCCGATCATCATGATGACTCGGCCCAGCTTCGACGCCGATATCCCTGACAGCACCCGCCGCCGCGCCATTATTAAAAAGACCTATGAAAACGCAGTGGCGAACGGCGACAAATTTGTGGCGTTTTTGGACGGTGAGAAGTATTACGGCGATGTGCTTCGCGGGCATTGCTCTCCTGACAACTGCCACCCGACCGACCTTGGATTTGAACGTATGGCAATGGCGGTATATCCGGTGTTGAAAAAGTTTTTGGGGTAAGTTGAAATTCAGAATTAAGAATTAAGAATTCGGAATCGGTGAATTCATTCTAATCGTACACTGTGTCTGCCACAGTGTACGATTCCCGCCCGCATTACAAAGATTGTATTTCGGGCGGGTTTATGTTATAATTCTGACATATTTCAACCCTTTTTTGAAAGGATTCATTTTATGCCGATTTGCATTCCGCTCGATTTGCCGGCGCGTGAAATACTCGAAAACGAGAATATTTTCGTCATGGATCGCGAAACCGCCTCGGCGCAGGATATCCGCCCGCTGCGGGCTGTGATTATGAACCTGATGCCGACCAAGATTGCCACCGAGACCCAGCTTCTTCGGCTTTTAGGGAACTCTCCTCTGCAGATCGAAGTCGATTTGTTGCAGACGGCAAGCTATACACCCAAAAATACGCCGGTCGAACATCTGGAGCGGTTTTATACGACATTTGATGCGATTAAAGATAATTATTACGATATGCTGATCATCACCGGAGCGCCGGTAGAAACGCTGCCGTTTGAAGAAGTCGCTTATTGGCAGGAATTTTGCGACATCGTCAAATGGGGTAAAGCACATGTGTATTCAACGCTGTATATCTGTTGGGCGGCACAGGCAGGGCTTTATCTTCTGCATGGTATCAACAAATACCCGCTTGATAAAAAGCGCTTCGGCGTGTTCGAGAGCAGCCCGTTGAAACCGAATCACCCGCTGTTGCGC
It contains:
- a CDS encoding SGNH/GDSL hydrolase family protein, with product MKKIDIFSAPVSLHGFDAEGVKNLWRLPLQLHDKVNMGVTQLSRQTAGGRIRFCTDSKKVSCRVMVTEECLLPHMPLSGSSGVDLFVNGRFALNWRPDLGRQKFEFEYALNGQKNELCFYLPLCNGVAVFEVYVDDGAFVGTPKPYTYTKPVVFYGSSITQGLCASRPSSNYIAEVCGLLDTDFRNLGFSASALGEDNICEYIANLDMSVFVMDYDHNAPTPEYLEATHEKFFKQIRERNPKLPVILMTRPNFDTDISDSIRRRDIVRKTYENAVANGDKSVAFLDGETFFGKALRDRCTPDNIHPTDLGFERMAMAVLPVLKKFLE
- a CDS encoding SGNH/GDSL hydrolase family protein; this translates as MKKVDIFSAPVILNGFDDIGVKNLWRLPPDLYDQVNRGVAFNSRCAAGGRIRFCTDSERLSARVVLLEPCMLPHMPLSGSSGVDLFVNGKFAQNWRADVGKSDFIFDYALDGKMNEICFYLPLYNGVTGFELYINDGKTIGAPKPYTHQKPVVFYGSSITQGACASRPSSNYVSMVCELLDSDFRNLGFSGSACGEDNIADYIANLDMSVFVLDYDYNAPTPEHLEATHEKFFKKVRAKNPNLPIIMMTRPSFDADIPDSTRRRAIIKKTYENAVANGDKFVAFLDGEKYYGDVLRGHCSPDNCHPTDLGFERMAMAVYPVLKKFLG
- the metA gene encoding homoserine O-succinyltransferase; translation: MPICIPLDLPAREILENENIFVMDRETASAQDIRPLRAVIMNLMPTKIATETQLLRLLGNSPLQIEVDLLQTASYTPKNTPVEHLERFYTTFDAIKDNYYDMLIITGAPVETLPFEEVAYWQEFCDIVKWGKAHVYSTLYICWAAQAGLYLLHGINKYPLDKKRFGVFESSPLKPNHPLLRGFNDMFYIPHSHHTEVAVEDISTEKKVELLAASKIAGADIAATSGCRNVFVFGHLEYETDTLKNEYIRDLTAGKPIEIPVNYFTDDNPDKAPVNRWRGHANLFFANWINTVYQETPYDLSGGF